A stretch of Brachyhypopomus gauderio isolate BG-103 chromosome 3, BGAUD_0.2, whole genome shotgun sequence DNA encodes these proteins:
- the pmp22b gene encoding peripheral myelin protein 22b, whose translation MLILLCGIVFLHVAVLALLFVSTIVSAWTVSPTSSSDLWYNCSTTNGAYSCQPGSTGVWIQAVQAVMILSIIFSFLSLILFFCQLFTLQKGGRFFLTGAFQIFASLFVMSGAIIYTVMSPEWVHPSESFGFTYILAWVAFPVALISGLIYVILRKRE comes from the exons ATGCTGATTCTTCTTTGTGGAATCGTTTTTCTGCATGTCGCGGTCCTAGCACTACTCTTCGTGTCAACTATTGTCAGT GCTTGGACCGTTAGCCCCACGAGTAGCTCGGACCTTTGGTATAACTGCTCCACAACCAATGGGGCGTACAGCTGCCAGCCCGGTAGCACCGGAG TGTGGATTCAAGCGGTCCAGGCGGTTATGATCCTGTCAATCATCTTCAGCTTCCTGTCCCTCATCCTGTTTTTCTGCCAGCTCTTCACCCTGCAGAAAGGAGGCCGTTTCTTCCTCACCGGAGCCTTCCAGATCTTTGCCa GTCTGTTCGTGATGAGTGGTGCCATCATCTATACGGTGATGAGTCCTGAGTGGGTTCACCCGAGCGAGTCTTTCGGTTTCACCTACATCCTGGCTTGGGTGGCGTTTCCTGTGGCGCTCATCAGCGGGCTAATCTATGTGATCTTGAGGAAACGGGAATGA